A part of Sceloporus undulatus isolate JIND9_A2432 ecotype Alabama unplaced genomic scaffold, SceUnd_v1.1 scaffold_13, whole genome shotgun sequence genomic DNA contains:
- the LOC121917258 gene encoding uncharacterized protein C3orf38 homolog: MASAWAGMNEREREGCRELLELLHTADLLALTDTVTNRLVEPGNRNEAIHAILLYSQSAEELLKRKKVFREVIFKYLATKGVVVPPSSEKHQLVSRAKQYWCGQLKNCDSDEKYSEPNVEQPQGEGKQGDKEEPDKECYSLGEEFCQWFFEILNSQNPLIGQSQDEWGPQHFWDDAVLKFCYNTSEQNIEEYLGAELVSLRLLSLVREEYLFLNPNLNAGGLRCAVSQHGLVVVAVAGTVHRNTCCLGVFEQIFGLIRCPFRENTWKIKFVNLKIVGQNAMEPGTEIERPCIKYEQEELQEFYVPKDVAVIEPKKF, encoded by the exons ATGGCGTCTGCCTGGGCGGGGATGAACGAGCGCGAGCGGGAGGGCTGCCGGGAGCTCCTGGAGCTGCTTCACACCGCCGACCTGCTCGCCCTCACCGACACGGTCACCAACCGCCTCGTCGAGCCCGGCAACCGGAACG AAGCCATACATGCCATCTTACTATACAGCCAAAGTGCCGAAGAGCtgctgaagagaaagaaagtattTCGAGAGGTAATCTTCAAGTACTTGGCAACAAAAGGAGTTGTAGTGCCTCCTTCTTCTGAAAAACACCAACTTGTTAGTCGTGCAAAACAGTACTGGTGCGGACAGCTGAAAAATTGTGACTCGGATGAAAAATATTCTGAGCCCAACGTAGAG CAGCCTcaaggagaaggaaaacaagGAGATAAAGAAGAACCTGACAAGGAGTGCTACAGTCTGGGAGAGGAGTTTTGTCAATGGTTCTTTGAAATTCTGAACTCTCAGAACCCATTGATTGGACAATCACAAGATGAATGGGGACCACAACACTTTTGGGATGACGCAGTACTAAAGTTTTGTTACAATACTTCAGAACAAAACATAGAAGAGTACTTGGGTGCAGAATTAGTGAGCCTTCGCTTATTGTCCTTGGTGAGAGAAGAATACCTTTTTCTGAACCCCAATTTGAATGCTGGTGGCCTGAGGTGCGCAGTTTCACAACATGGGTTAGTTGTGGTGGCAGTAGCTGGCACCGTTCATAGAAACACTTGCTGTTTAGGAGTGTTTGAACAAATCTTCGGACTCATCCGCTGCCCATTTAGGGAAAAtacatggaaaatcaagtttgtgAATCTAAAGATTGTTGGTCAGAATGCCATGGAACCTGGGACTGAAATAGAAAGACCTTGCATAAAATATGAGCAAGAGGAACTCCAGGAATTCTATGTGCCCAAGGATGTTGCCGTGATTGAACCTAAAAAATTCTGA